DNA from Acidobacteriota bacterium:
TCTACCAGGAGATCCGGCCGGACCTCGACCGGGTCGAGGACCGTCTCGAGTCCTGGTCCCGGTCGGCCAACCCCCTGACGGCCGAGATCAGCCGCTACGTCCTGCGCAAGAAGGGCAAGCGCCTGCGCCCGGCCGTCGTCCTGCTGACCTCCCGCCTGTTCAGCCCGGGCAGCGAGGAGTCCGTCTTCCTGGCCTCTCTCGTCGAGCTCCTGCATACGGCCAGCCTCATCCACGACGACATCGTCGACAACGCCGGGGTCCGCCGCGGCAAAGAGTCCGTCCACGCCAAGTGGGGCCCGAACATCACCGTCCTGCTAGGGGACTACCTCTACATCAAGTCCATCGGCCTGTCGCTGCAGTCCCGCCACGAGCGGGTCATCCGCCTCATCGCCGACGTCTCGGCCCGGATGATCGAGGGCGAGCTCGACGAGTACTCCCGGTCGTGCGACCTGGATATCACGGAAGGGCAATACCTGGAGATCATCCGGAACAAGACGGCGGCCCTGTTCGGCGTCTGCTGCCGCATCGGCGCCATCCTCGGGCTGGCTTCGCCCGAAGAGGAGGAGGCCGTCGCCGGCTACGGCCTGAACCTGGGCATGACCTTCCAGATCGTCGACGACCTGCTCGATCTCAGGGGCGATCCCGGGATCCTCGGCAAGCCGGTCCTGTCCGACCTTGGCGAGGGCCGGATCACCCTGCCCCTGATCAGGGCGCTCTCGTCCGGGGACCGGGCCGGGCGGCAGCGCATCGAGGCCCTCGCGGGACGGAAGGACATCTCCGCCGGGGACCGGCGCGGGCTCCTCGACGGCCTGGCCGCCGCCGGCGCCTTCGACTACGCCGCCGGCCGGGCCCGGGAGTTCGCCGAAAAGTCGCTCGAGGCCATGGCGCCCTTCCCGGACACCACGCCCAAGGAGACGCTGGTCCGGCTGGCCGTTTTCGGCCTCCTGCGCAAGCGATGAGGTGACGCGAGGGGCCCATGACCGAGATAGAAGTCAAGATCCGGATCGACGATCCGAAGGTTTGGCGGGCGAAGGTCCTGGCCCTGGGCGCCGTGGTGGCCCGGGACCGGCACCTCGAGACCAACATCCTGTTCGATTTCGCCTCCGGAGCGCTCCGGCAGGCGGGCCGGGCGCTGCGGCTGCGGACGGCGGGACGGCGGGCCGCCCTGACCTTCAAGGGGGAAAGGCGGGGGTCCCGGTCCTTCAAGGTCCGGGAGGAGTTCGAGACCCAGGTCCGCGATCCGAAGGAGACGCGGCGGATCCTCCGGGCCCTGGGACTGCGCGAGACGTTTTCCTACCGGAAGCGCCGGACCGTGCTCCGGACCAGCCGGCTGACCGTCTGCATCGACGAGACGGCGGCGGGCGACTTCATCGAGCTCGAGGGGGAGCGCCACGAGATCACCCGCTTCGCCCGTTCCCTGGGGTTCGGCCGGGCGGACTTCATCACCCGGAGCTATGTGGATCTGCTGAGCGGCCGGGTGGAACCGGCCGGAGCGGACTAAGCCGCCGGCGGACCGGCGCTACTCTTCCTTGTCTTCCTTGCCGAGGTCTTCCTCGCCCTCGACGTCCTCGTTCTCGTCCTCGGACTCTTCCCCGGCTTCCGGCGTTTCTTCTTCGCCTCCGAGATCGGTCGCTTCATCGGCGACATCCTTGCCGGCCAGGCCGTCGGATTCAACGGCCTCCTCGGGGACGCCGCCGCCCACGAAAATGCGGTCTTCGCGCTCGGGGACGTCGTCCATCCTGGTCGGGATGATCTCGTATTCGACGAGACCGTTCCGGACCTCGGCCTGGGCGATGCGGATCGGGTTCTTGGACCTGGTCTCGATCTTGGGCTTGGCGCCCTTGAGGAGCTGCTTGGCGCGCTTGGCCGCCAGGATGATGAAACGGTACTTGCTGTCGATATTCCCGAATGCGTCCAAAGTCGGTCGGCTCCTGTGGATAATTAGGCAGATACGGACGTTAAGGATAGCAGAAAGCGCCCGGAAACGCAAGGCCGGGGCAATTGTTTTGACAGGCGCGGCTTCCTGTGGTATCAAACCCCTTCGCGATCCCTCGAGGAGGTCCCATGACTCAAGGCATTAGCGCCAGCGGCTGGTCGTTCCTGGTCTTCGGCTGGGGTTTCATCCTGACCCTGACCGTCTATTGCTTCTCCCGGGTCCTGTTCGCCAAGAAGCCCGATGTTGTCGTCGAGGCCGGGGGCCGCGAGCAGTGGGGTTCGCGCATCGGCCTCATCCTGGCCGTGGCCGGCAACGCCATCGGCCTGGGCAACTTCCTCCGCTTCCCGGTCAAGGCCGCGGCCAACGGCGGCGGCGC
Protein-coding regions in this window:
- the cyaB gene encoding class IV adenylate cyclase, which translates into the protein MTEIEVKIRIDDPKVWRAKVLALGAVVARDRHLETNILFDFASGALRQAGRALRLRTAGRRAALTFKGERRGSRSFKVREEFETQVRDPKETRRILRALGLRETFSYRKRRTVLRTSRLTVCIDETAAGDFIELEGERHEITRFARSLGFGRADFITRSYVDLLSGRVEPAGAD
- the rpoZ gene encoding DNA-directed RNA polymerase subunit omega; this encodes MDAFGNIDSKYRFIILAAKRAKQLLKGAKPKIETRSKNPIRIAQAEVRNGLVEYEIIPTRMDDVPEREDRIFVGGGVPEEAVESDGLAGKDVADEATDLGGEEETPEAGEESEDENEDVEGEEDLGKEDKEE
- a CDS encoding polyprenyl synthetase family protein; translated protein: MTSATPLVDRWSAVPEWKDMSSLYQEIRPDLDRVEDRLESWSRSANPLTAEISRYVLRKKGKRLRPAVVLLTSRLFSPGSEESVFLASLVELLHTASLIHDDIVDNAGVRRGKESVHAKWGPNITVLLGDYLYIKSIGLSLQSRHERVIRLIADVSARMIEGELDEYSRSCDLDITEGQYLEIIRNKTAALFGVCCRIGAILGLASPEEEEAVAGYGLNLGMTFQIVDDLLDLRGDPGILGKPVLSDLGEGRITLPLIRALSSGDRAGRQRIEALAGRKDISAGDRRGLLDGLAAAGAFDYAAGRAREFAEKSLEAMAPFPDTTPKETLVRLAVFGLLRKR